Proteins encoded in a region of the Polyangiaceae bacterium genome:
- a CDS encoding helix-turn-helix transcriptional regulator — MSPATFRRKVAERIKKARWRLGWTQADAAFRVGLTFRYFAEVERGRRNPSLDTLLAIARALKVKVVDLVDVEPGARVDLDKLKANPPKTGRKPTRATRAK, encoded by the coding sequence GTGAGCCCTGCAACATTTCGCCGAAAAGTAGCCGAACGCATCAAGAAAGCGCGCTGGCGCCTGGGCTGGACGCAGGCGGACGCCGCCTTTCGGGTCGGCCTGACCTTCCGCTACTTCGCCGAGGTGGAACGAGGGCGCCGGAATCCCTCCCTCGACACGCTCCTGGCAATCGCACGTGCCCTGAAGGTCAAGGTCGTCGACCTGGTCGACGTTGAGCCCGGCGCCCGCGTCGACCTCGACAAGCTCAAAGCGAATCCCCCAAAGACCGGCCGAAAGCCGACGCGCGCCACGCGCGCGAAGTGA